In Ovis canadensis isolate MfBH-ARS-UI-01 breed Bighorn chromosome 3, ARS-UI_OviCan_v2, whole genome shotgun sequence, one DNA window encodes the following:
- the LOC138438212 gene encoding olfactory receptor 8S1-like, producing the protein MDFKNQSTVTEFILLGLSANPHTQALLFVMFLGIYLLTIMGNLMMLLVIRADSHLHTPMYFFLSHLSFVDICFSSVTMPKMLENLLSRRKTILVEGCLAQVFFVFVAAGTEACLLSVMAYDRYAAICHPLLYGQIMSKQLYMQLVWGSWGLGFLDALINIFLAVNMIFCEAKITPHYSCEMPSLLSLSCSDISRNLIALLCSTLLHGLETFLLVSLSYACIITAILSISSTSGRSKAFSTCSSHLTAVTLYFGSGLLRHLMPNSGSPAELIFSVQYTVITPMLNPLIYSLKNKEVKVALKRTLEKYLQHIRC; encoded by the coding sequence ATGGACTTCAAGAACCAAAGCACTGTCACAGAGTTCATCCTCCTCGGACTGTCTGCCAACCCTCACACCCAGGCTCTGCTCTTTGTGATGTTCCTGGGGATTTACCTTCTGACAATAATGGGGAACCTGATGATGCTGCTGGTGATCAGGGCTGATTCTCACCTCCACacgcccatgtacttcttcctgagCCACCTCTCTTTCGTTGATATCTGCTTCTCTTCAGTCACCATGCCCAAGATGTTGGAGAACCTCCTGTCTCGAAGGAAAACGATATTGGTAGAGGGCTGCCTAGCTCAGGTCTTCTTTGTGTTTGTTGCTGCAGGGACTGAAGCCTGTCTGCTCtcagtgatggcctatgaccgctatgccGCGATCTGCCACCCTCTACTCTATGGACAGATCATGAGCAAACAGCTGTACATGCAGCTTGTGTGGGGCTCCTGGGGCCTGGGCTTTCTGGACGCACTCATCAACATCTTCCTAGCTGTGAACATGATCTTCTGTGAGGCCAAAATCACCCCTCACTACAGCTGTGAAatgccctctctcctctccctgtcCTGCTCTGATATCTCCAGAAACCTCATTGCCTTGCTCTGTTCCACTCTGCTGCATGGGCTGGAAACCTTCCTTTTGGTCTCCCTATCCTATGCCTGCATTATCACCGCCATCCTGAGCATCAGCTCTACCTCAGGCAGAAGcaaggccttctccacctgctctTCCCACCTCACTGCAGTGACACTGTACTTTGGCTCAGGTTTGCTCCGCCATCTCATGCCAAATTCAGGATCCCCTGCAGAACTGATCTTCTCTGTGCAATATACTGTCATCACGCCCATGCTGAATCCCCTCATTTACAGTCTGAAAAACAAGGAGGTGAAGGTGGCTCTGAAAAGAACTTTGGAAAAGTATTTGCAGCATATCAGAtgctga